TTAATTTGTTCAGTCTTTCTTCTGTGACTCTGTGAATATGATGCTCTTTTTAGCTTTCCAAAGCTGTGATAGTAAGAAAAAAGCGGTTGATTTATTGCACTAGTCATCTCCAAACAGGTGATAACTAACTTTTTCTTAACATAAAAACAAACTCAGAGAGAACATTATTCTACGATGATTAAACTTGAAGATGAACCTTTTTAGGTAGgtttttttatcttctctttttttgttctacGTCTGTTTCTAGTTGACTCAACTCAATGATAGATTAAATTGATAATCAtagaatgaatattttattcttattttttgaacATTGTTAGTACCTTACTGAGTTACTGTCCTGCATAGTCATTAACTTTTCCAATTAAGTGACCGTAACTGTGACTGTCAAATacattaattgatatattttaccTCTTCTACACATTTGCTTCTGATCACATTGTTGAATCAATATTTTTGAATTCCTGTTCTGGCAGGTTATAAGAGTAACAAAGAAACAAGCAACATGTTTAATACTCCACATCAAAAACACAGCAAGAACATGTATCAGAATAGGTCAACAAGGACAAGAGAAGAAGCAAACCAAATGAACATGGAGGCTCCTTCAAGTGATGACCAAGAATCCAACCAACGTCGCAGAAAAAGGACATATCGCCGCCACACACAGCAACAAATTGATGAAATGGATACGTAGGAaccatttttatatatttcatcTGAATAAGATTAATATgtgatcatatatataatatatctttaCTTGCTCCATATTTTTTGAACTTGGTTTTTGTCATCAGCTTCTTCAAGCAGTGTCCTAATCCTAATGATGCTCAGAGAAGAGAGCTGAGCCTTCGGACTGGGTTAGACCCAACGCAAATCAAGTTTTGGTTTCAGAACAGGCGCACTTCACTGAAGGTAACTTTGACCAACTAactacatgtattttttttttgttgttgttgcaggCATCACCGTTGCCATGCATATTGCGGcgtaaatttaatttttattagcATCAAATACTATAATCCattaaataatttgtttgatGACTAAATAGTCTGTTGCGGCCTAATGCAGCACGACAATGTAATTTTTACTGTGATTTACATTGCACTTCAATGGCGGCCTGATGCAGTTGCAAACATTGCTGCAACCGCAATATTATGATTGCATCATAGTCCCAATTTGAAACactgatattatatatatagaatagatatatgaaattttagttatgaacttaattaattaatgaaatgctTCTTTTCGGTGGTGATATCATAATATATgactaattatattttatataggTTCAAACCGATAGAGATGAGAATGAGCTATTAAAGATTGAGAATGAAAAACTTCGAGATGAACTTGATAGATACAAGGGGGCAATTAGTACCACATGCAAAGTATGTGGAAGTTCCTCTAACGCTGGGGAAATGTCACATGAGGAGCAGCAGCTAAGACTGGAGAATGCTCTCCTTAGGAAAGAGGTACCTCATCATTTATTACGATTTTCAAAATAGATATGCCctgcaaaaaattaaaaataatgatccAACATTTATGATTAACTTTTACCGTGTAAgtacattaaattaaatcatccTTAATTATTCGCTAACAACATCTTTCATATTGTTTGATCTCAAACTAAgctttagtttttcttttatgtaaaaaaaaaaaaaaaaaaaaaaaacgccaGCTTGAAAGGTTTGTGGGCGAGACGCCGACAGACTCTCGTGCCAATATAACATCATCCAACAATAGCACTCATGTTGCTTCACACTCTACGGATTTTGGAGTTGCCGGTGGTAACAATGGAGCAAGCCACCGCATGGTAGGAGAGGGTTTAAGCGTTGGTGGCTCCTCAGTGCAGATTAAGGGTCTTAATGAGAAGCAAAAGATTGTAGAGCTTGCTGTTGTTGGAATGGATGAACTGACCAAATTGGCTAGGACATATGGACCCCCTCTTTGGATCCCCACCAACTATGTGACTGAGATTCTCAATGGAGAGGAATACATGAAGTATTTCCCAAGGGGTAATGGTCCCAACACATGTGGATTAAGGCTTGAGGGTTCAAAAGAATCCGTGGTGGTCATGATTAATGCTCCTGATCTTGTAGATATCCTCATGGATGTGGTGAGTCATTAATGTTCATTCTACCAACATTTTCTAAGTCTTATTATTTGCATTAATGTTTCAAAAATTTGGACCAAACCATCTCGTTCAACCAGGTAAAATTGTGTGGTTGGTTTGGTTCAAtcaattcatattatatttaaaattacttttatttgtagtatgatttttttaatgataaatgttataaaattagttgttagattaatatttattctttcGTTTGGGTTTTAACCCATAACCtccaacttctttttttttagtttaaattaGTTGAGTTACTTGTTGTTTTGATCTTTGGTCCTTATTTTAGATGATCTTTTTAGCAAACtatttttagaaatattattcttttatttttatttttttttaaaaaaaaaaaaaacatttggttTACATGCATACTAAAAGTATATGAAATTTCCCTCCATTTATATTCTTACTTGTTTTCAGAATCAATGGTCAAATATGTTTTGCGGCATTGTTTCTAGAGCAGCAACACTTGAAGTCCTTTCAACTGGAGTGGGAGGTAACTACGATGGAGCCTTGCAAGTGGTAAGTACTAATTTACTTTCttatacttaattttaatatgtatttcatctaattaatcattttttattttttttttctttcaaaatgttatttttcagATGACAGCTGAGTTTCAAGTCCCCTCCCCACATGTTCCTACTCGTCAAAACCATTTTGTGAGATACTGTAAACTGCACCCAGATGGAATATGGGTAGTGGCTGATGTGTCCTTGCATCTTTTAAATGCAGCATCTGctagtagtagtagtagcaGTACTGCTTCAAGAACCAACAGAAGACCCTCTGGTTGTTTGATTGAGACCCTCCCAAATGGTCTCACTAAGGTCTTACCACATTTCACCTTCacctaaaataatattaatgttgtattattttaatgtgGATTAGTATAGTtaattttatcaattatt
Above is a genomic segment from Medicago truncatula cultivar Jemalong A17 chromosome 5, MtrunA17r5.0-ANR, whole genome shotgun sequence containing:
- the LOC11437324 gene encoding homeobox-leucine zipper protein MERISTEM L1 — protein: MFNTPHQKHSKNMYQNRSTRTREEANQMNMEAPSSDDQESNQRRRKRTYRRHTQQQIDEMDTFFKQCPNPNDAQRRELSLRTGLDPTQIKFWFQNRRTSLKVQTDRDENELLKIENEKLRDELDRYKGAISTTCKVCGSSSNAGEMSHEEQQLRLENALLRKELERFVGETPTDSRANITSSNNSTHVASHSTDFGVAGGNNGASHRMVGEGLSVGGSSVQIKGLNEKQKIVELAVVGMDELTKLARTYGPPLWIPTNYVTEILNGEEYMKYFPRGNGPNTCGLRLEGSKESVVVMINAPDLVDILMDVNQWSNMFCGIVSRAATLEVLSTGVGGNYDGALQVMTAEFQVPSPHVPTRQNHFVRYCKLHPDGIWVVADVSLHLLNAASASSSSSSTASRTNRRPSGCLIETLPNGLTKVTWIENVEVDDQVVQNIYKPLVNSGLAFGAKRWVATLHRQSDRLFFRTATNVPREHHVRLTPEGKKSILNLAERLVASFSTSIGSSTTHAWTKVPGNGPEVVMVMTKRYIDESSIDKPVSVVLSAATSFWLPVPPRRVFDFLRDQNTRKHWDILSAGGIVHELAHISNGRDSGNYVSLFRITSENSEQSDVVVLQENCTDVTGSYVVYAPVQIPTMHEILNGGDSSRLTLLPSGFAIFPDGCITNGGPIMNVGSGGSLVTVAFQIIVDSIPHARLALGSITTVNTLIKNTVERIRTAVMPNGI